A segment of the Mugil cephalus isolate CIBA_MC_2020 chromosome 13, CIBA_Mcephalus_1.1, whole genome shotgun sequence genome:
ATGAACCTACTAATCGGTCATTGGAAAGTAGGACGAACCTTCGCAGACAAAGGGAAAACAAGCCAGATACAGATTCTTAATATACtacattttaatcttttgaaAATCATATCTTTAATACAggtctttcattttttcttcacattatgTCGATGTGACATCTGCTTTGCAGCGCAGAAATATAATATCACATAAGTGAAGATGAGATCATCTTCCCACACAAAAGTCCTCGTTGTACAAATATAACTTGATATACCACTGTGAAATGAAATttggaattttatttatttattttagatattagATATTTGCAGAATATCTGAGATCTGATGCTTTGTTCATGTGCCCACACCTTTAACAGTGAACTGACAATATTTCTGtctacacagcagagtcagctGCTAGTTTGAAACAGCACTTTAGAGTTAAACAGAGCATGGCCAGTatagtttattatatttaacatcAGTTGAGTGTGTTAAAAGGCCAGTGATAAATCTGGGGGCACTGAAAAGCATCTCCAGTTGTAGGTAGGTATCACGTAGCAATCAATACTCTCATTTACCTTGATCTCCCCctgcctctcttctctctttaaacctttctcttgttgtcttttcattcatttacctGTCATTTTTAGGAGCGAAGACAAGTGTGACCTGATTAGCAAAACTAAAAGACAAGATAGGTCACAAACAGACCAGTTTTTCTCAGTGTTTGGAATATGTTCAATGAGGAAATCAGCTAGTTATGTTGAAGAGAGGTTAGAAATGTGGCAGAACAATAAATAGACAGCACTGACACTGACTAAGCATTCTTTCCAGCAGTTTGTCATCCTGTCCATCATCCATTTTAAGCTCAGTAAAAGGACATATCTGATCTATTTGGAGTCATCAGACTGTTTCAAGAACTTCAATAAATCTACTCTTGTAATCCTCCATGCTATCACTGACTGCCGGTTTAACTTTCCAATGTCCCATTTGGTTCTCTGTCCTGGACAAATTAAGAACTTCCTTAATGTGGTAGTTCATATTAGAGTACCAGAATTAGGTTGTCCATGATAATCATCTTAATACCATTACAAGTCAAAGGAAGTGACGTGGCTCTCATTTGAAGTCCTGCAACTTTCCACTTACTTTCAAATATATTAATGTAGGTTAGATGTCTGATACATAAGCTATGTAAGGTGCAAATTTATCCTTCACCCTAGCTAATGTGAGAAGCTGGAGGCTTGTCTGGAATTTCCAGAAGCACTTCTGTGGAAAGTTAAGAGATGGATGCCAACTGAGAGCATGGCGAACAGAATaggtttaaatattcatgtcagtatcagctgttgttttaaccactaattattttaatataaaacatctgACCTTTTTTAGGCTGGTGTAGAACCATTCCTAATAGCTTTGATTTTCATACCCTACAGAACTGAACCGAGGTGATACACAGCAAGACAAACAGGTAAAGGAAGCAAAAAGCAAGTGTCGAACAATTGCATCCCTTCTGACAGATGCCCCAAACCCTCACTCCAAGGGTGTGTTGATGTTCAAGAAAAGGAGACAGCGCTCTAAGAAGTACACCCTTACCAGCTTTGGTAGTGTTGATGAGGACAGGTGTCAGGACTCACAAGAGGAAGATGGGGTATTCCCTGGCAGTGAATCTGAGTTTGATGAAGATGGCTTCTCATCAGTTCCTGACCCAACTTGGGATAGTGACTACTTGGATATGCTGGAAAAGAGGGCAACTGCAGGCACTGAAGGCCGTGGGGATGGAGCAGAAGATGCTCCAAGTCCAGGTTTGAGTGACAAAGCAGGTAAGGGCGCCCAGTTGTTTGAGCAGCAAAGAAAGAGGGTCGCTGAGCATGCCAAGAAGGTTGAGGCAGCACAACCACAGGCCCCTCCTCAGTTTCAAGTCCAGGAGAAGTCTCAGATATGTCAGTTGAATCCAGAAATGcaatcacaaacacaaccacaccTCCAGCCTCAGCAGATAATACCACCTGGCCCTACATTCTCACAGCCAACGCTAGCACAAGCTCCAGGTCCAGTTGCTGTTGCAGCCAATGCAATATCTAGTGGGGACCTGCCATGCTCTGCAGTTAGCACTGTTAGCATGGAGATGTCATCTCCAACTGTGGCACCCAAACCAGCCACAGCCATAGTGACTGTTCTAAACAGTCCCACACTATCAGCTGAAACACCAACACCAGAACTATCTTCGAGTAATGTTCTCAACAGAACAGCACGTCCTTTTACCCCAGGTTTCATTAGCATTCGGTCTGCGACTGCTCCAGTAACGTTCCGACCACCTGTCACCAAGACTTCTCAGCGTCCTGCCTCAGCAGCTGTTGTCCCACCACCATTCACCCCTGCCTCTGAACAAACTGTTAATGCTGTATCAGTAAACCCACTTCTACCCCCTGGTCCTCCATCAGTGCTATCCCCACCGTCTTCCATACGGCAGGGTCCCTTGGCCCTAACACCAGAGGTTCCTGTTACTTTTCACCCTCCGGCCCTTTCACTCTCTGTAGATACAGTGCAGTCATCACCACCAGTAACTACAGTTCAACAGGCTCCATTTGTAACCCAAGTGTCTGTACCTTCAGTACCGCCACCCCCACAAGCCCTAATGGTTTCACCCCCAATTCTTTCTAAATCTCAAATTCCTGGCACAGCTGACCCAGTTGTACCATTACCTCAACGTCAAGCATCAGTTGCTCAGTCACCACCACCTCAATTTTCCATGGCACATATAGCTCCAGTATCAGTGGTCTCCCAGCCTGAAGCTGTAGCTCCAACCCCTGTTCCTGCTGGAACAAATCGCACAGGAATCTTACTTGAGGCTAGACGGCGTAGTGGAAAACCCAAACCTATGTTTAATGTGCCAGATGTCAAAAAGAACTCACCTAATCCTGAACTGTTGTCTATGGTGCAGAACCTGGACGACAGGTCCACCCGACACAAATATGGCCAACCACCGAGTGAGGTTATCTATGAtggtgcagaggaagagaggagtgGTGAGGCTAGTACAGGGAGGATGCCTCCACCAGTGGCACCCAAGCCTAGGGTCATTCATGAGACCCCACAGATTCTTCAGGCAGGGGGAAAGGGGGCCCAACTGTTTGCCCGTAGGCAGAGCCGCATGGGTATGTATGTAGTGGACACCCCACCTGAGACCCCGTACCAGCAAGAAGTGCCCTTGCATAGCGCAGGCCAACCCACTGACTCCTTCAGTCCTACCCATCCTTCACAGTGGAAATACTCCCCAAATGTCCGTGCGCCGCCACCTATTGGGTACAACCCACTCTTGGGCCCCTCTATCCCTACAGGGCCCCAGAGGGATACAAGCAAGCCTGACAACAGGGGTAGAGGAGGTTCCCAAAGAGAGGGCATCAAGGCTCTGGATTTCATGAGAAGGCAGCCCTATCAGTTAAACTCTGCAATGTTCAACTATGGGGGCAGTGCTGCTAATCTATCAGCAATGCCGTCTTACCAGGCCCAGCACGGTGACTACACAGCAACAATGGTGGGCAGCTCATTGATCTCACCTAGGCAGATCCCCGTTAAAACAGCCCGTGTCTACGAGGTCAAGCGGTTCTCCACACCCACACCCATGTCAGCACCTTCTCTGGCTCCCAAAGTCATTGCCCCTCGATCAGCCACTACCCTTGGAGAGCGGTTGTCTCATTCTGGCATGATCTCACCACCTCCTGCTCTTTTCACACCGACTCCAGCCCATCTCTTGACACCAGCACCTGTCAGTGCTCAGACCccagcttctcctccttcccAAATAGGTGGACTGCCCAACCTCCCAAAATTTTCTGCTGTCCCAAACCCTGTGCCTCATGCGGTTCCTACGCCTTATGCTCCGGTATCATACACCACTGGACTTCAAACGGCTAAGCAGTTCCAGAGTGCTCCTGAGCTCAGTATCCTTGCCTCTTTGCCCCCACTCAAGCCTAACCCAGTTCAGGCACCCAAACCACGTTTTGTTGCCACCAAGGGAGGTGTCCAGCCTCGTGTCTGGAGGCCAGGGACAACCTCTCTGGTTACATAATTATTAAAGGGATTTTCTTCAGGATTTAGGTGCTTAGGTCATTAGGTGATGAAGTAACGTGAGACAATAAGataattaagaaataaaatgaaatttaaaaaacagtaaAGTTTTTCTATCGTGTTAGACAGTGAATAATGGCAATGGATCATAAACAAGTACTTGCTGTTCAAAATGCAGCCCATCACATGTATGTTGTTGCTAACacatttaacaataataaaggGACAATAATAAAAAGGGAAATTTTGCCATATACTCTATGCTATATAACCCACCATATGCCTGTCCTGGGGGAGGTTTGTGTAAGGCTTCTGAAAATACCTTCTACTAATTTAGGAGAAAATCCATCTAAACAGAGCCTGTACTGAATTATTCTTTGAAACTTGAAATGTCTGAAAAACGAATAGCTGCAGGTGTGACCATAGGGTTAAGTCACTGAAGATGTATGTTGTGTGATGTGAAAGGGAATGGTGGACAAAGGCTTACACTACAAACATGTAATTCAGTACCTATATGTCCTATTACATGATATGCACAGTGTTTTATCCACTCTGTCTGTAGCATCATCAAGTAGAAGCCAGGGTGATCAAGGGTTTAAATaatgttgaaaatgtaaaaCGATTTTAAACACTCTCACTGTGGTAACATGAGTGAAGATACATTTGCTCTTGCAAAGTGTTTTGAGGTTGTGTCAAATACCTCTGCTCACTATAGCCAGAAAGAAATGCTATCTTTTTAGCACGGGTCACATTCAACAAGTGCCCAGGCTGTCACTGAATGTACACTTGTCATAGGATATCACAGCTTCCAATTGCCACTTAGGCACAAGAGTCTCTTTAGTATCAGTGTGATCTTTGCAGATATGTGTAAATTCTTAACTTTATTAAACAAATAACCCACACGaagaaatgtgtattttgttttgtttaaacgTGATTTAATCTGAAGGGATGCAAAGGGAAGTAGATGGACTGAGAGTCACCAGCATTTGTAATACAGTTCAAGGAATGAGAGAGTGGAGGGTGAAAATGGATACTATACATGAAGACCATATTATAAATGAGGTCTCAGTAAGGCACTGCTCATTTCCCAGAAATGGTTATGatcaaatgtaataaaacagagACTTCTGACTGAATATGTATGGTTTGGTATCCCACAACCAgcagaaatgaaaggagaatGACCTGGGAAGTTTGTTGGTAAAGCTAAAAAAGGCTGACAGTTTAGCTGGTGTCTCGACATTCACAATGGTTGCGATTAAAAAGTGAGGATAAATATATACAAAGGCTATGTACCTTGAAAGACTGGTTATGTTAATGGTAACAAGTAAGAAACAAGGAAATGACTGTGTTGTTATGGAATTCTTGAAGGacacttttgttattttttacccaatttgtcaaaatgttttttctttaaagctacAAAAAATGTAGGTCATGGATATAGCTATGTTGAGGTGTAAAATATGATAAACCTGTTTCTGAAAGAAGCTGGATTAGACATTAAGTATGAAAATGTTTGTTACTGATGCTGAGTAATAGTTCCTGGTATTGACtagttgatgagacattttagAGGAATAAAATTAGACTTGAAAGCTTGCCATTTGTCTGACATGTCTGATTTTATACTGCCCCCTGGTGTTAAGAGTGTGAGCCCGCTTCTTTATAGGTGCATTCCCACAGCAGAGCTTCTTTTCACTTAAGACCACATGTACctgaataaatacacattacatgaatcattttttaacCCACTGAGCTACAAATAGGAAAAATCTCAATAAACAATAGTATGCAACTGATATATCATCGCAAACATTGATATATTTGAACACTATTTAAGTCAAACTATTTTGATATTTCGTTAGTAGAGGGTTACCACAGAGGTGCAGGATTACAACATCAGGCTGTTTTCATTCCAGAGGACTTCCATCTAACATTTTCATCTAACATTTCCTTCATGTCAGCACCCTATCTTCTTAACATGATCCCATGAGCCAAAATTGGAAAGAAAAGCCAGTAACAGAACATGCACATATCCctcattttgtcatttcaacaaataattaaaatcattaattGATGTTTTTCATATACATGTGGAGGTGacacatatatttacatttccGCTACAGCAGAACACTCAAAGAAGTAAGAGCAGAAGCACAAATACCGTATATGAACACATTCTATATTGTTGATTATTtcctcaaaatgaaaaaaacaaaaaaggaaacagtttcttttcttaGCCAGTGACTTCCTGTTCTATATTAATCCCATATTAAGTAGATTCCACTCAATCTTTCTTCTGGgatactgtatatttgacatGTTGCCCCCAAAGTTTTTAGTTATGTTCAAGTCAGTGGTCTGGGAAGGGCCTCTCCAAAATTCTGAGCTCTGTGCCGTAGGAGTGGAAGTTTAGTTTTCGTCCCCATGCAGTTTCATCAGAGATTTAATCTTCTACGTCAACGTGACATCAGTTCTCCTTGACTGTCTTAATAACATTTCAATGTCAAAAGCATGCAGAAATATATTATAGACGCATTTCAACCTGCTCAGGCATCATTTAGGTTCATTCTCAGACACAGAATCCTCAATCAGTTGGTTAGAAGAATCTGTGCCTGTTGAATGTCACCACAAGGTTTTTGAAGAGTCAGAAAATCCCTCACCTCTGTTGTCACATTTGAAAAGGCTGATGTCGGTTTGCTGAAGgagttgtatttatgtattttccaTTCCATCGTATTTGAGATTCAGCAGtaacagacacagatacacTGACACAATTCcctaaaaaaaattcttaaaaaacaaataaataaataatattaataaaaaaatcatggtTTGTGAGAGAAATCTCCACAGTggtgaaaaaatatatatatttaggaaGTCTTTGTCAGGGCAGTGGGTTTGGCTGAACCTAAGTGCAGGACAAAGATGAGGTCTgggttcaaacaaaaagaatttAATGACTAACAAAAGACGGTGCATGCACGGCAGGAAACTccgaaacacaaaacaaagaactaCAAGACATGAACGTGATATGGActcaaaaaaaactaaacaaaacatgaagacaagAACATGGAATCGTGGCTTCGGAACAAAAATGACGCGACGTGGAATATAGGGAAAGGCGAGAGCGAAagagggatgacgagacacaggtaAAACTAGGgcagagcacacaaggagaaaccaataaacaacCGAAGGAAAACACGGGGAGTAACACCAAACAGGACACTaagaaatttaacaaaatgaacCGAGAAACTCAAAACATGCAACAGGCAGACAGAATCATGACAGTCTTGATACCCCGAGATCTCGCACAAGTTTTGAATTTTACTTTACTCTCTTGCATACACTAACATTTGCCACTGAGGGGTGCTGTTGTGCCGTGTTGTGTTGGACTCTTCTTTGAAAGTGCATGCAGACAGAAGGACATTTTCTCACCGACCTCCACACTCACAGGGTGCCTATATATAGAGCTGTTAATATCCAAACAGAAGACTATTTATGTGTAATGAAAATGTTGGCAGGTCACTACAGTAATTAGGAGTTGGTTCTTTATttaactgctaaaaaaaaaaagcttctggaaaattttaatttgaggATGTACTGAAAACGTGATGTGCAGTAGTTTCTATGGAACTGATGCTCTAGTAACAGACACAGAAGTGCACTATATCTTAACAACCTCTCATTATCTAGCATCGCATACACTCAAGGCACAAGAAAAGACCAGCAAGCATtaagtattaaataaaaagaaaatgttaacaGAACCATTTAAGATCAATTAAATTAGACTTAGACTGATGTCAGACAACAAAATGCA
Coding sequences within it:
- the synpo2la gene encoding synaptopodin 2-like protein gives rise to the protein MVAEEVIITLSGGAPWGFRLQGGVEHQKPLQVAKVRKRSKACRAGLREADELVSINEHSCGTLSHAQAMNLIDGSTGILHIRVKRAPAAFQSVVLMTRAPSPRIDKEYRAALRAMSPTQAHHAPVREVHRSRSSLTSGLTSPPGSEAYYGETDSDADVAGYERQRRQKRRSPSNSNPGKPTGRTSPEGGETSEMSGYDSAPDAHVYPRLLDGRGGDGDGDGGGGLPGVARREVIYQPPASGMWSSQTSTETSSIISSADDQGARDAAQEEDSGFLEPSNVPLVSPERAKEALMLGSRSQLVPMVGPVNKPIDEELTTTYMEKAKQAKLNRGDTQQDKQVKEAKSKCRTIASLLTDAPNPHSKGVLMFKKRRQRSKKYTLTSFGSVDEDRCQDSQEEDGVFPGSESEFDEDGFSSVPDPTWDSDYLDMLEKRATAGTEGRGDGAEDAPSPGLSDKAGKGAQLFEQQRKRVAEHAKKVEAAQPQAPPQFQVQEKSQICQLNPEMQSQTQPHLQPQQIIPPGPTFSQPTLAQAPGPVAVAANAISSGDLPCSAVSTVSMEMSSPTVAPKPATAIVTVLNSPTLSAETPTPELSSSNVLNRTARPFTPGFISIRSATAPVTFRPPVTKTSQRPASAAVVPPPFTPASEQTVNAVSVNPLLPPGPPSVLSPPSSIRQGPLALTPEVPVTFHPPALSLSVDTVQSSPPVTTVQQAPFVTQVSVPSVPPPPQALMVSPPILSKSQIPGTADPVVPLPQRQASVAQSPPPQFSMAHIAPVSVVSQPEAVAPTPVPAGTNRTGILLEARRRSGKPKPMFNVPDVKKNSPNPELLSMVQNLDDRSTRHKYGQPPSEVIYDGAEEERSGEASTGRMPPPVAPKPRVIHETPQILQAGGKGAQLFARRQSRMGMYVVDTPPETPYQQEVPLHSAGQPTDSFSPTHPSQWKYSPNVRAPPPIGYNPLLGPSIPTGPQRDTSKPDNRGRGGSQREGIKALDFMRRQPYQLNSAMFNYGGSAANLSAMPSYQAQHGDYTATMVGSSLISPRQIPVKTARVYEVKRFSTPTPMSAPSLAPKVIAPRSATTLGERLSHSGMISPPPALFTPTPAHLLTPAPVSAQTPASPPSQIGGLPNLPKFSAVPNPVPHAVPTPYAPVSYTTGLQTAKQFQSAPELSILASLPPLKPNPVQAPKPRFVATKGGVQPRVWRPGTTSLVT